The following proteins come from a genomic window of Deinococcus malanensis:
- the rplC gene encoding 50S ribosomal protein L3 yields MKGILGTKVGMTQIWKGDRAVPVTVVLAGPCPVVQRKTSVTDGYEAVQIGFAPKSEKRVNRPAAGHFKKYGVSPVRFLREFRNFNPDSDTVSVDIFAEGEKIDATGTSKGKGFQGVMKRWNFKGGPASHGSKKWHRRPGSIGQRKTPGRVYKGKRMAGHMGMDRITVQNLEVVEVRADENLILVKGAIPGANGGLVVLRQAAKGGK; encoded by the coding sequence ATGAAGGGCATCCTCGGCACCAAGGTCGGCATGACCCAGATCTGGAAGGGCGACCGCGCCGTTCCCGTGACGGTCGTGCTGGCGGGTCCCTGCCCTGTCGTGCAGCGCAAGACCTCCGTGACCGACGGCTACGAGGCCGTACAGATCGGCTTCGCGCCCAAGAGCGAGAAGCGCGTGAACCGTCCCGCCGCCGGGCACTTCAAGAAGTACGGCGTCTCGCCCGTGCGTTTTCTGCGCGAGTTCCGGAACTTCAACCCTGACAGCGACACCGTCAGTGTGGACATCTTCGCTGAAGGCGAGAAGATCGACGCGACCGGTACCAGCAAGGGTAAGGGCTTCCAGGGCGTTATGAAGCGCTGGAACTTCAAGGGTGGCCCCGCGAGCCACGGCTCCAAGAAGTGGCACCGCCGCCCCGGTTCGATCGGCCAGCGCAAGACGCCCGGCCGCGTGTACAAAGGCAAGCGCATGGCCGGCCACATGGGCATGGACCGCATTACCGTCCAGAACCTGGAAGTGGTGGAAGTTCGCGCCGACGAGAACCTGATTCTCGTCAAGGGAGCGATTCCCGGCGCCAACGGCGGTCTTGTCGTGCTGCGCCAGGCTGCCAAGGGAGGCAAGTAA
- the rpsJ gene encoding 30S ribosomal protein S10 gives MVAPKIRIKLRGFDHKALDQSASKIVDTVRRTGADVSGPVPLPTRIRRFCVLRSPFKYKDAREHFEIRTHNRLVDIMNPTKKTIDSLMTLDLPTGVDIEIKTVGGRA, from the coding sequence ATGGTTGCCCCGAAAATTCGTATCAAACTGCGTGGCTTTGACCACAAGGCCCTGGACCAGTCCGCGAGCAAGATCGTGGACACGGTCCGGCGCACCGGGGCGGACGTGAGTGGCCCCGTGCCGCTCCCCACCCGCATCCGCCGCTTCTGCGTGCTGCGCAGCCCCTTCAAGTACAAGGACGCCCGCGAGCACTTCGAGATCCGCACCCACAACCGTCTGGTGGATATCATGAATCCCACCAAGAAGACGATTGACAGCCTGATGACCCTCGACCTGCCCACCGGTGTGGACATCGAGATCAAGACGGTGGGAGGCCGCGCATGA